A region of the Geomonas subterranea genome:
GCGCTGTACTGGCTCGCGCGCATGATCGAGGCCGGGGAGGACCCGATCTTCATCCTGCGCCGCATGGTCGTCTTCGCCTCCGAGGACGTGGGGAACGCCGACCCCCGCGGCCTGCAGATGGCGGTCTCCGCGCTGGAGGCCTTCCGGCTGGTCGGGATGCCCGAGGGAAGGATCATCCTCGGGCAGGCGGTGACCTACCTCGCCACGGCCCCGAAGTCCAACGCGAGCTACATGGGGATCAACGAGGCGCTGGCCGAGGTGAGGAAGTCCGGAGGGCTCCCGGTCCCCATGCAGATCAGGAACGCCCCCACCAAGCTCATGAAGGGGCTCGGCTACGGCAAGGGGTACCTCTACCCGCACGACCACCGCAACGGCATCGTGGCGCAGGGGTACCTCCCCGAACAGCTCTCGGGGAGACGCTTCTACACTCCCAAGGAAAGCGGTTACGAGAAGAGCATCAGGGAGCGCATGGAATGGATCCGCGGGCAGCGGGAAAAGGCGAATGATCCCGAGCGATAAGCCCGTGTTGAAAATGCGCCCCCCCATGATATATTCAACCTTGCTTTTCCCCCCGGGCTGACGCGGCGCGGGGGGTACAACCTCCACCGGAGTCAGAGCATGAAAAAGATCGGAATTCTCACCAGCGGCGGAGACTGCTCCGGCATGAACGCGGCGATCAGGAGTGCCACCCGTACCGCGCTCGGACACGGGGTGCAGGTGGTCGGCTTCAGGAAAGGTTACGCCGGGCTTCTGAAGGGCGACCTGCTGGAGATGACGACCAAGGACGTGGCCGGGATCCTGCACCGCGGGGGGACCTTCCTGCAGTCGGCCCGCAGCGAGGAGTTCCGCACCGTACTCGGCCGGGAGAAGGCGGTGCGGCACCTGCAGGACCTCGGAATCGAGGGGCTGGTCGTGATCGGCGGGGACGGCTCGTTGAACGGCGCCCTCGCGCTGCACCGCATGGGGGTTCCGGTAATGGGAATCCCCGCCAGCATCGACAACGACATCCCCTACACCGACATGGCACTGGGGGTGGACACCGCGCTTAACAACATCATCTACGCGGTCGACTGCATCAAGGACACGGCAAGCTCGCACGACCGCGCCTTCGTGATCGAGGTGATGGGGAGAAACTCGGGGTACCTGGCCAGCATGAGCGCCATAGCCACCGGCGCCGAGTACGCCATCGTCCCCGAGGTGGAATGCGACGTGACGGATCTCTGCAACCAGCTCAGGAAGCGCTACGAGGAAGGGCGCAGCAACGCCATCATCATCCTCGCCGAAGGGGCAGGGCGCGCCCAGAACATCGCCGACAACATCAAGGACGCCATCGGCTTCGAGACCCGCGTCACCGTGCTCGGCCACTACCAGCGCGGCGGCGCGCCTTCGGTCTTCGACCGTCTTTTGGGGAGCCGCTTCGGCCATGCCGCCGTCGAGCACCTGCTCGCGGGCGAAAAAGGGATGATGGTGGGGCTTTGCTGCGGCGAGATCTGCCTGACGTCGCTGGAAACCGTGGTCGTGAGCGAGAAGGCGCAGCAGGACGAGTTGCACGACCTTTCCATGATCCTCGGGATCTAGACCAGGCAGGGTGGCGAAACGGAAGCGATAACCGGCGAAAACATCCCTCACCCGCCCTTCGGGCACCCTCTCCCAGGGGGAGAGGGGATGGACGGAAGATCCTGAAATAAAGAGGCCGCGCACCGGTAGACCCGGGCGCGGCCTTTGACATTTGACAGGTTGTATCGACAATTACGGGCGGCAGTAGGTGATCGCGGTCAGGACTGCACCCTGCGGGTCCTGGAGCACGCAGAAACGACCGACACGCGGGATATCCGTCGGGGGAACCAGTACCCTGCCCCCCAGCTCCTCGGCCCTGGCGGCGGTCTGGTCCACATCGGTCACCGTCACGTACACCCCCCATCCGGGAGGTTTGCGGTGGCCGGGCCCGGCCGCCGCTATCCCTGCGACCTCCCTGGCTCCGACCTTGATCAGGGTGTAGTCCACTTCCCCGTCCCAGCGCTCCATACTCCAGCCGAAAAGCCTGCCGTAGAAGGACTGGGCGGCGGCGACGTCATCCGTCGTCAGTTCGAACCAGCTGAAAGCCCCCTGCTCCCTGAATCGATCGGTCATCTGCAACCTCCTCACGCTCTGGATGAGCAAACGAGGAAAAGTATACTACCGATCGCATTTTTTTTCGTCTAGCGAAGACCGAAGCGGGAGAGAGCTATGCCGAGCCACTTGTTCAGCACATGATCGCGGGACAAAAACCTCAGCGGCGGCGGCTTCCGTGTGCCGAGGGTGGCCAGCAGGGCCAGGATCTCCTCGCTCCC
Encoded here:
- a CDS encoding VOC family protein, with protein sequence MTDRFREQGAFSWFELTTDDVAAAQSFYGRLFGWSMERWDGEVDYTLIKVGAREVAGIAAAGPGHRKPPGWGVYVTVTDVDQTAARAEELGGRVLVPPTDIPRVGRFCVLQDPQGAVLTAITYCRP
- the pfkA gene encoding 6-phosphofructokinase, whose product is MKKIGILTSGGDCSGMNAAIRSATRTALGHGVQVVGFRKGYAGLLKGDLLEMTTKDVAGILHRGGTFLQSARSEEFRTVLGREKAVRHLQDLGIEGLVVIGGDGSLNGALALHRMGVPVMGIPASIDNDIPYTDMALGVDTALNNIIYAVDCIKDTASSHDRAFVIEVMGRNSGYLASMSAIATGAEYAIVPEVECDVTDLCNQLRKRYEEGRSNAIIILAEGAGRAQNIADNIKDAIGFETRVTVLGHYQRGGAPSVFDRLLGSRFGHAAVEHLLAGEKGMMVGLCCGEICLTSLETVVVSEKAQQDELHDLSMILGI